The following proteins are encoded in a genomic region of Micropterus dolomieu isolate WLL.071019.BEF.003 ecotype Adirondacks linkage group LG04, ASM2129224v1, whole genome shotgun sequence:
- the rnf11a gene encoding RING finger protein 11a: protein MGNCLFSQGADDLSLLNESEGGSLPGEPPPPYQERIQPVPVYHPTPGESRLAYQLTEEEQVRIAQRIGLIQHLPKGIFDPGSDPSDKKVKECVICMMDFEYSDPIRFLPCLHIYHVDCIDPWLMRSFTCPSCMEPVDAALLSSYETN from the exons ATGGGGAACTGTCTGTTTTCACAAGGTGCGGATGACCTGTCGCTGCTGAACGAGTCCGAGGGGGGCAGTCTGCCCGGAGAGCCTCCGCCGCCCTACCAG GAGCGCATCCAGCCAGTGCCAGTGTACCATCCCACCCCAGGCGAGAGTCGTCTGGCTTACCAGCTGACCGAGGAGGAGCAGgtccgtattgcccagcgaATCGGTCTCATCCAGCACCTGCCCAAAGGCATCTTTGACCCGGGCTCTGACCCATCTGACAAGAAAGTTAAAGA GTGTGTAATCTGCATGATGGATTTTGAGTACAGCGATCCCATTCGGTTTTTGCCCTGCCTTCATATTTACCACGTGGATTGTATTGACCCCTGGCTGATGCGCTCCTTCACCTGCCCCTCCTGCATGGAGCCGGTAGATGCAGCCCTGCTGTCCTCTTACGAAACCAACTGA
- the LOC123969986 gene encoding myosin-binding protein H-like, protein MQHKATAPPLPPPPPPPCGNQPGPPPCPGHAAIPFISGQCPPVQETSPSPETLHHAEDALASPPLPEQNGLESPSSQGQKDNPSDSEEKRAPVQETAPPVTEQQDEAAVQMDQDETKP, encoded by the exons ATGCAGCATAAA GCCACAGCTCCTCCACTACCGccaccccctcctccacccTGTGGAAATCAGCCTGGTCCTCCACCATGCCCTGGACATGCTGCAATACCATTTATTTCTGGCCAATGCCCTCCAGTCCAAGAAACGAGTCCTTCACCGGAGACTCTACATCATGCAGAG GATGCACTTGCTTCACCACCGCTCCCAGAGCAAAATGGACTTGAGTCTCCATCATCACAAGGACAAAAAGACAATCCCTCTGATAGTGAAGAGAAACGCGCTCCAGTGCAGGAAACTGCTCCACCG GTGACAGAGCAACAAGATGAGGCAGCTGTTCAGATGGACCAGGATGAGACGAAGCCCTGA